One window from the genome of Acinetobacter lanii encodes:
- a CDS encoding 2-hydroxyacid dehydrogenase, whose amino-acid sequence MRQKVVVFSQIDSNILEKLKAQYEVVVIDPKAGEVNQQILEHVVDADGMIGAGRLLNQSNLSSAKELKIISSVSVGYDNYDLDYLNQRKIWLSNTPHVLTETTADLAFALLMSAARQVPRLDQWTKQGQWTRTAGAAQFGQDIFGKNLGIIGLGNIGAAIARRGFHGFNMNILYHNRRENIERAEALNATYCEFDELLEQSDFVVVAVDLNADSKALIGSAEFEKMKPTAVFVNISRGSVVDEQALIDALKSRRIFAAGLDVYQKEPLQHSELFELDNVVTLPHVGSATAETRYKMAALAYQNLLEGLAGRQPQYVVNPNF is encoded by the coding sequence ATGCGTCAAAAAGTCGTGGTATTTAGTCAAATCGATTCCAATATTCTTGAAAAATTAAAAGCACAATATGAAGTTGTGGTGATTGACCCGAAAGCAGGCGAGGTCAATCAACAAATACTTGAGCATGTGGTAGATGCAGACGGCATGATTGGGGCAGGGCGTTTATTAAATCAAAGCAATCTGAGTTCGGCCAAAGAGCTAAAGATTATTTCTTCTGTCAGTGTAGGCTATGACAATTATGATCTCGATTATCTCAATCAACGCAAAATTTGGCTGTCCAATACGCCACACGTATTAACCGAAACCACCGCAGATTTGGCCTTTGCATTGCTCATGAGTGCTGCACGTCAAGTCCCACGTTTGGATCAGTGGACCAAGCAAGGGCAATGGACTCGAACCGCAGGAGCTGCGCAATTTGGACAAGATATTTTTGGAAAAAATTTAGGCATCATAGGTCTGGGGAATATTGGGGCAGCCATTGCACGACGGGGTTTTCATGGCTTTAACATGAATATTCTTTATCATAATCGTCGTGAAAATATAGAACGTGCTGAAGCACTCAATGCCACGTACTGCGAATTTGATGAATTGTTAGAGCAGTCAGATTTTGTAGTGGTGGCGGTAGATTTAAATGCAGATTCTAAAGCATTAATTGGGTCGGCTGAATTTGAAAAAATGAAACCAACGGCTGTTTTTGTCAATATTTCGCGGGGTTCAGTGGTCGATGAGCAAGCCTTAATAGATGCATTAAAGTCACGACGCATATTTGCAGCAGGTTTGGATGTCTATCAAAAAGAGCCGCTACAACACTCTGAATTGTTTGAATTGGACAATGTTGTGACCCTACCACATGTGGGTTCTGCAACTGCTGAAACGCGCTATAAAATGGCGGCTTTAGCGTATCAAAATTTGCTTGAAGGTCTCGCAGGGCGACAGCCGCAATATGTGGTGAATCCGAACTTTTAG
- a CDS encoding M48 family metalloprotease, translating to MKDVSHYFIKNKNILWSASVCLLVVVFSIVILNTVLGLLVHYIDPTQSIFWHSLSPYLMVVLVTVIGGSMLYEFYVFRSGGHTLAKQLKARQLTLMESTPEESAALRITEKLAQTFAIDTPTLYVLPDEIGVNALTAGFHPKDTVIILTWGALQNLDELELYGLLGHEFNQILSGEATENTRLKILYSGVITFSQWGSKIARWGFRNNEHGRRHKLETSLVAIGGVIWLIGSLGVLITRLIKYLTLGGRTFYNDHKTKRLLLNNANVQTLLRIYVHHAGSQIHSEYSEAISHMCFANSLSPQSWLNIHPSIQNRIYELNPSLLEDLQLENLQKLRSQPLFSLMRSLEESVAEEYNPWVSPQPLPLLRLSPISFAIKDAIKPLNAEVRQQMSRPDLIQRAMQTSTGSREVMVTILMIRQYREFIPSDAQVSRAIVDSLLNIDGRVHIQIFHEACSNLGNMPATSARQFITKLAKIIQEDGEIGLLDALLIEKVKAELNLLPIHRPTSMEEAKPQIVRLIDALLHVQQLNSANQLEVRYQILERVLTVEELELYEEISDEPIDLGEILNDIAGLLLRDRLSILGVAEICLWNDRVITQDELDVLELLYWRLGFESDEIVEQMHKQNSVMII from the coding sequence TTGAAAGATGTGAGTCACTACTTTATAAAAAACAAAAATATTCTTTGGTCTGCAAGCGTTTGTCTGCTTGTGGTTGTATTTTCTATTGTGATTTTAAATACCGTTTTGGGGTTGTTGGTTCATTATATTGATCCAACCCAATCGATCTTTTGGCATTCCTTAAGCCCTTATTTAATGGTGGTGTTGGTCACAGTCATTGGTGGCTCGATGCTGTATGAGTTTTACGTGTTTCGCTCAGGTGGGCATACACTGGCGAAACAGTTAAAAGCACGGCAACTAACTTTAATGGAAAGTACCCCTGAAGAAAGTGCCGCACTGCGCATCACTGAAAAATTGGCACAGACCTTTGCAATTGATACCCCAACACTGTATGTATTGCCCGATGAAATTGGTGTGAATGCTTTGACTGCGGGGTTTCATCCCAAAGACACCGTGATTATTTTGACTTGGGGGGCATTACAAAATTTAGATGAGCTTGAGCTGTATGGTTTACTCGGACATGAGTTCAATCAAATCCTCTCCGGTGAAGCGACTGAAAACACTCGATTGAAAATTCTATACAGTGGTGTGATTACCTTTAGTCAGTGGGGCAGTAAAATTGCACGTTGGGGTTTTCGCAATAACGAACACGGTCGACGCCATAAACTTGAAACCAGTTTGGTGGCAATCGGTGGGGTGATTTGGCTGATTGGTAGTTTGGGTGTGCTGATCACGCGTTTGATCAAGTACCTGACTCTCGGTGGGCGGACTTTTTATAATGACCATAAAACCAAACGCTTATTGTTAAACAATGCCAATGTACAAACCTTACTCAGAATCTATGTGCATCATGCCGGCTCGCAAATCCATAGTGAATATTCCGAAGCGATTTCGCATATGTGTTTTGCCAATTCACTCAGCCCACAGAGTTGGCTAAATATTCATCCGAGTATTCAAAATCGTATTTATGAGTTGAATCCGAGTTTGCTTGAAGATTTACAGTTGGAAAACTTACAGAAGTTGCGTAGTCAACCTTTGTTTAGTCTCATGCGTTCTTTAGAAGAGTCGGTGGCAGAAGAATATAACCCATGGGTATCTCCGCAGCCCTTGCCATTGCTGCGCTTATCTCCGATTAGTTTTGCGATTAAAGATGCGATTAAACCTCTAAATGCTGAGGTGCGTCAGCAGATGAGTCGACCGGACTTGATTCAACGTGCGATGCAAACTTCAACAGGCTCACGTGAGGTGATGGTGACGATTTTAATGATTCGCCAGTATCGTGAATTTATCCCATCAGATGCACAAGTCAGCCGTGCTATTGTCGATTCGTTATTGAATATTGACGGTCGTGTCCATATCCAAATTTTTCATGAAGCTTGTAGTAATTTAGGCAATATGCCTGCCACCAGTGCCCGTCAATTTATTACCAAGCTGGCTAAAATTATCCAGGAAGATGGTGAAATTGGCTTGTTGGATGCCTTGCTGATTGAAAAAGTCAAAGCAGAACTGAATCTACTTCCGATTCATCGACCTACCTCTATGGAAGAGGCGAAGCCTCAAATCGTACGTTTGATCGATGCCTTATTGCATGTGCAACAGCTCAACAGTGCCAATCAATTGGAAGTGCGCTATCAAATCTTAGAGCGCGTACTCACGGTTGAAGAGTTAGAGCTGTATGAAGAAATTTCGGATGAACCGATTGATTTGGGCGAGATATTAAATGATATCGCAGGTTTGTTGCTGCGTGACCGTTTGAGTATCTTGGGGGTGGCGGAAATCTGTCTGTGGAATGACCGTGTCATTACCCAAGATGAACTAGACGTGCTTGAATTGCTGTATTGGCGTTTAGGCTTTGAAAGTGATGAAATTGTAGAGCAAATGCATAAGCAAAATAGTGTGATGATCATCTAG